In a genomic window of Salmo trutta chromosome 32, fSalTru1.1, whole genome shotgun sequence:
- the LOC115171054 gene encoding supervillin isoform X1: protein MDTIENPDLEPRSERIARYKAERRRELQERYGNMEELPSKWVRRDGTLMNSDGAPPSTDRTLSGGVNGRAGGPEGGQRGLHWESNTPLETEPRRVSNGFEADTAADPTYFQRKCSSGSAGMLSGVEPLAPPGTPGHDAAQLQTRVSVGQLRSALLQQTGTGTQPEKVPESGRAASSLDLVVKPGSEGGRRRTRRYVPGVSGGGRKTNERFRTQPITACEVQESGGLLEAEEEENAKADVKTDDRAKMSVAAKMSLFKELEKSAAPEASSFLKPRSGSVAYERRVRRGNEHRSLTQPITCEEMVVATSTPQPAESGEAQAVQAEAEAVEDDENNKLTMSEKLALFNKLSLPGSQGDAAPHAPPERRRQKGARYRTQPITVEEVSLLQKGPIQLPPLRLSPTLSDRQQEQSINLRSSEVRQAQPRPGADVEPTTGPDPSQQGLQQRRDSEPGEIRGILRKSASGGPVWDRDRDTMWEDRQLDQNGGGERGNKVEERRAERHDNVSVPCRERPASSAPWRQRNRNRRETVAVCGPARPSSEQGHPQEERPSLAEQRKQMDPPGNTSGRDRLSDASREEEEEERGGRVRRDTPPRQHVQVTLADQRKEDNEISHDAPVVNPQCWVPVFSSVYSNSTPQYVMCYNQTSSSYEAQEVSSPTQTRSQPQWRQKQARPVEAEELPQASVAERMRTLQESEEQWKTRGRGAANDSAQYTVAGRMAKRGLVTPVSDIDETPPSHTKRPSTEATATACPYEEISSHPGMEVEEDTKLDKLDSIVDRLNTAPQDTPLEVTSVGVKKVMTPDNQESCGGFYREVSPHSPSALPAGAGAATGSDPEQDLSALCQTNAPMLTSEVAQHRRSVRPSRRTQGSRNPLRALAARDDIRQDFMGERVTMATVNTNRTQVETTSLASTEDFSNVHLHDVTSTESVRNSNNLPISNLMLIHIKGWHHVQVRLVEPTARSLNSGDCFLLVTPTHCILWSGEFANTTEKAKASELASLIQTQGDLGCLACGVIHLEEGVNTDNSLASDFWNLLGGKTQYRGAGAPEEDELYESGVVESNCLYRLVENRLVPHEQAWAAIPTVSLLGSTEALVFDFGSEVYLWHGKDVSPGDRSVAVQLAQQVWGGPYDYSNCRVNPLDPTHCNPSIQPQGERRPDWALFGCVSEHKETALFREKFLEWAGDKEETTAMVVEEAQTAMPVLPQQPQQQLECVSLCACDAKALVAGQGVALPGDMVVPTVLEGMDVQRGHGVVPLVDGQQVELSTVAVDTWHIQEFEDSEAQLESPGQLHEGDTYLVRWTYTLSPADQSGQPGRECSAVFIWQGRHSSINGRGASALRGHEGTQVMVPQGQEPPCFLQLFQGGLVIHKGCRADTTNHTGVWRLFCVRGELPEEASLLEVDCSCDGLRSRGSLILLNSQQGALYLWHGCKVHASSREAGKRAVERLTQMCPPELGLSSDSPSRVQEVEEGAEPVEFWNAIGQQDRKTYDCMLQDPGKYNFTPRLFHLSARSGTFQGEELQSPARLPGVVMAMPFVQESLYFVPQPALFLLDNCMELYLWQAGEPEDSQTAGSACIRWANERRCAMQTVLQYCKERNPRRPLQAYLIQDGVEPLTFTNVFPRWEKRPTPTTQGKAGRVKLTLVQDALAQLSKTQYPLEELLQTPLPEGVDPQRLEIYLSDHDFQTILKMKMSMTPSQTGNKSA from the exons ATGGACACTATAGAGAACCCCGACTTGGAGCCCAGATCGGAGCGGATTGCCCGCTACAAGGCCGAGAGGAGGCGTGAGCTGCAAGAACGCTATGGCAACATGGAGGAGCTTCCATCCAAGTGGGTGAGGAGGGATGGGACTCTCATGAACTCAGACGGCGCACCTCCCTCCACAGACAGGACCCTCTCTGGGGGGGTGAACGGCAGAGCGGGGGGGCCGGAGGGTGGCCAGAGGGGCCTCCACTGGGAGAGCAACACCCCTCTGGAGACTGAACCTCGGAGAGTCTCCAACGGCTTTGAGGCAGACACTGCTGCAGACCCAACATACTTCCAAAG GAAGTGTTCTTCTGGGTCTGCCGGCATGTTGAGTGGGGTGGAGCCCCTAGCTCCCCCGGGCACCCCTGGACACGACGCGGCCCAGCTGCAAACGCGGGTGTCGGTGGGTCAGTTGAGGAGTGCCCTGCTGCAGCAGACCGGGACTGGAACACAGCCTGAGAAAGT TCCTGAGAGTGGCCGTGCAGCCTCTTCCCTTGACCTGGTTGTAAAGCCGGGCTCGGAGGGGGGACGGCGGCGCACCCGTCGCTATGTCCCTGGGGTGTCAGGCGGGGGCCGCAAAACCAACGAGCGCTTCAGGACACAGCCGATCACAGCCTGTGAGGTGCAGGAGAGCGGCGG gCTGCTAGaagcagaggaagaggagaacgcTAAAG CTGATGTGAAGACAGACGACAGAGCCAAGATGAGTGTGGCGGCCAAGATGTCTCTGTTTAAA GAGCTAGAGAAGTCAGCAGCCCCTGAGGCCTCCTCCTTTCTGAAGCCTCGCTCTGGCAGCGTTGCGTATGAGCGCAGAGTACGCCGTGGCAACGAGCACCGCTCACTCACTCAGCCAATCACCtgtgaggagatggtggtggccACCAG CACCCCCCAGCCAGCAGAGTCAGGTGAGGCCCAGGCTGTGCAGGCCGAGGCGGAGGCAGTGGAGGACGATGAGAACAATAAGCTGACTATGAGCGAGAAGCTGGCTCTGTTCAACAAGCTGTCCCTGCCAGGGAGCCAGGGGGACGCCGCTCCCCATGCCCCCCCAGAGAGACGCAGGCAGAAGGGGGCACGCTACCGCACACAGCCCATCACCGTGGAGGAGGTCAGCCTG CTCCAGAAAGGCCCCATCCAGCTGCCCCCGCTGCGCCTGTCCCCCACCCTCTCCGACCGGCAGCAGGAGCAGTCCATCAATCTGAGGTCCAGTGAGGTGCGTCAGGCCCAGCCTCGACCCGGGGCCGACGTGGAGCCTACCACAGGACCTGACCCGTCCCAGCAGGGCCTGCAGCAGCGCAGGGACTCTGAGCCAGGAGAGATCAGAGGCATCCTGAGGAAGAGCGCCTCTGGAGGACCAGTATGGGACCGAGACAGAGACACTATGTGGGAGGACAGACAGCTGGACCAGAacggaggaggggagagggggaacaaggtggaggagaggagggcagaaAGACATGATAATGTATCAGTGCCTTGTAGAGAAAGACCAGCCTCCTCTGCCCCCTGGAGacagaggaacaggaacaggagggAGACGGTGGCCGTGTGTGGCCCAGCCAGGCCCTCCTCAGAGCAGGGTCACCCCCAGGAGGAGAGGCCTTCCCTCGCTGAACAGAGAAAGCAGATGGACCCCCCTGGGAACACCTCTGGGAGAGACAG GCTGTCAGATGCTTccagggaagaggaagaggaggagagggggggcagGGTGAGAAGAGACACTCCTCCCAGACAACACGTCCAGGTGACCTTGGCGGACCAGAGGAAG GAAGACAATGAGATCTCCCATGATGCACCAGTTGTCAACCCTCAGTGCTGG GTTCCTGTCTTTTCCTCTGTCTATTCTAACAGTACACCTCAATATGTCATGTGCTACAATCAG ACCAGCTCTTCCTATGAGGCCCAGGAGGTCTCCTCTCCCACCCAGACCCGCTCTCAGCCCCAATGGAGACAGAag CAGGCTAGACCAGTAGAAGCGGAGGAGCTGCCACAGGCGTCGGTGGCTGAGCGCATGAGAACCCTACAGGAGAGTGAGGAGCAGTGGAAGACCAGAGGGAGAGGAGCCGCCAACGACTCAGCCCAGTACACTGTGGCCGGACGCATGGCGAAAAGAG GTTTGGTGACCCCTGTATCAGACATAGACGAGACCCCTCCATCTCACACTAAGAGACCCTCCACAGAAGCCACAGCAACAGCATGCCCATATGAAG AGATCTCCAGTCACCCTGGGATGGAGGTGGAAGAGGACACAAAGCTGGACAAACTGGATTCCATTGTGGACAGGCTGAATA ccGCTCCCCAGGATACGCCCCTGGAGGTGACCTCAGTGGGAGTGAAGAAGGTCATGACCCCTGATAACCAGGAGTCGTGTGGTGGTTTCTACAGGGAGGTGTCTCCCCACTCACCCTCTGCCCTCCCTGCTGGGGCTGGAGCTGCCACTGGAAGTGACCCAGAACAGGACCTGAGTGCCCTCTGCCAGACCAACGCACCCAT gctgaCATCAGAAGTAGCACAGCACAGGCGGTCGGTGCGTCCGTCCCGTAGGACCCAGGGCTCCCGGAACCCTCTGCGTGCTCTGGCGGCCCGCGATGACATCAGACAGGACTTCATGGGAGAGAGAGTCACCATGGCTACCGTGAACACTAACAGGACACAGGTGGAGACGA CAAGTCTGGCCAGTACAGAGGACTTCAGTAACGTCCACCTGCATGATGTCACTTCCACAGAATCAGTAAGGAACAGCAACAACCTGCCCATCAGCAACCTCATGCTCATTCACATCAAAG GTTGGCATCATGTGCAAGTGCGTCTGGTGGAGcccacagccaggtctctgaacaGTGGAGACTGCTTCCTGCTGGTCACACCCACTCACTGCATCCTCTGGAGCGGAGAGTTCGCCAACACCACAGAGAAAGCCAAG GCGTCAGAGCTGGCATCGTTGATCCAGACACAGGGGGACCTGGGCTGCCTGGCCTGTGGGGTCATCCACCTAGAGGAGGGGGTCAATACTGACAACAGCCTGGCCTCTGACTTCTGGAACCTTCTGGGAGGAAAGACACAATACAGAG GGGCGGGAGCCCCAGAGGAGGATGAGCTATATGAGAGTGGGGTGGTGGAGTCTAACTGTCTGTACAGGCTGGtggagaacagactggtaccTCATGAGCAGGCCTGGGCAGCAATCCCTACTGTCTCCCTACTGGGATCCACTGAG GCCCTGGTGTTTGACTTTGGCAGCGAGGTGTACCTGTGGCATGGGAAGGATGTTTCCCCTGGCGACAGGAGTGTGGCTGTACAGCTGGCCCAGCAGGTGTGGGGTGGTCCCTACGACTACAGCAACTGTAGGGTCAACCCACTGGACCCCACACACTGCAACCCCAGCATACAGCC GCAAGGTGAAAGACGGCCCGACTGGGCCCTGTTTGGCTGTGTCTCTGAGCACAAGGAGACAGCCCTCTTCAGGGAGAAGTTTCTGGAGTGGGCTGGAGATAAGGAGGAGACCACTGCAATGGTGGTAGAGGAGGCACAG ACTGCCATGCCAGTGTTGCCCCAGCAGCCCCAGCAGCAGTtagagtgtgtgtctctgtgtgcgtgtgatgCCAAGGCGCTGGTGGCAGGGCAGGGGGTGGCGCTGCCAGGGGACATGGTGGTCCCTACAGTCCTGGAGGGGATGGACGTTCAGAGGGGGCATGGGGTTGTACCCCTGGTGGACGGGCAGCAGGTGGAGCTGAGCACTGTTGCCGTGGATACCTGGCACATTCAGGAGTTTGAGGACAGCGAGGCCCAGCTGGAGAGCCCAGGGCAGCTTCATGAAGGAGACACGTACCTGGTCCGCTGGACCTATACTCTCAGCCCAGCGGATCAAAGCGGGCAGCCTGGGAGGGAGTGCTCTGCTGTCTTCATCTGGCAGGGCCGGCACTCCAGTATCAATGGGCGAGGCGCGTCTGCACTCAGGGGTCATGAGGGAACACAG gtGATGGTGCCTCAGGGGCAGGAGCCTCCATGTTTCCTTCAGCTCTTCCAGGGAGGTCTGGTCATCCACAAAGGCTGCAGAGCGGACACCACCAACCACACAG GGGTCTGGCGTCTGTTCTGTGTGCGCGGGGAGCTGCCTGAGGAGGCCAGTCTGTTGGAGGTGGACTGTAGCTGTGACGGCCTGCGCTCCCGAGGTTCTCTCATACTGCTCAACAGTCAACAGGGGGCGCTCTACCTGTGGCACGGCTGTAAGGTCCACGCCAGCTCCCGGGAGGCGGGCAAGAGGGCTGTGGAGCGACTCACTCAAAT GTGCCCTCCTGAACTGGGCCTCAGCAGTGATAGCCCTTCGAGGGTGCAGGAAGTGGAGGAAGGGGCGGAGCCTGTGGAGTTCTGGAACGCTATTGGGCAGCAGGACAGGAAGACCTATGACTGCATGCTACAAG ATCCAGGGAAGTATAACTTCACGCCACGCCTCTTCCATCTGAGCGCCCGTTCCGGAACCTTCCAGGGGGAGGAGCTGCAGAGCCCTGCCCGGTTGCCAGGAGTTGTCATGGCGATGCCCTTTGTCCAGGAGAGCCTGTACTTTGTGCCACAGCCAG ccctgttcctgctGGATAACTGTATGGAGCTGTATCTGTGGCAGGCAGGTGAGCCTGAGGACAGTCAGACCGCTGGCTCAGCCTGTATCCGCTGGGCTAATGAGAGGAGGTGTGCCATGCAGACAGTGCTCCAGTACTGCAAAG AGAGGAACCCGAGGCGCCCCCTTCAGGCCTACCTCATCCAGGACGGAGTAGAACCCCTCACCTTCACCAACGTTTTCCCTCGCTGGGAGAAGAGACCCACACCCACCACACAG GGGAAGGCTGGGCGGGTCAAGCTGACCTTGGTGCAGGACGCCCTGGCCCAGCTCAGTAAGACCCAGTACCCCCTAGAGGAGCTGCTTCAGACCCCTCTGCCAGAGGGCGTGGACCCCCAGCGCCTGGAGATATACCTCTCCGACCACGACTTCCAG ACTATTTTGAAGATGAAGATGAGTATGACTCCCTCCCAAACTGGAAACAAATCAGCCTGA
- the LOC115171054 gene encoding supervillin isoform X4 — translation MDTIENPDLEPRSERIARYKAERRRELQERYGNMEELPSKWVRRDGTLMNSDGAPPSTDRTLSGGVNGRAGGPEGGQRGLHWESNTPLETEPRRVSNGFEADTAADPTYFQRKCSSGSAGMLSGVEPLAPPGTPGHDAAQLQTRVSVGQLRSALLQQTGTGTQPEKVLLEAEEEENAKADVKTDDRAKMSVAAKMSLFKELEKSAAPEASSFLKPRSGSVAYERRVRRGNEHRSLTQPITCEEMVVATSTPQPAESGEAQAVQAEAEAVEDDENNKLTMSEKLALFNKLSLPGSQGDAAPHAPPERRRQKGARYRTQPITVEEVSLLQKGPIQLPPLRLSPTLSDRQQEQSINLRSSEVRQAQPRPGADVEPTTGPDPSQQGLQQRRDSEPGEIRGILRKSASGGPVWDRDRDTMWEDRQLDQNGGGERGNKVEERRAERHDNVSVPCRERPASSAPWRQRNRNRRETVAVCGPARPSSEQGHPQEERPSLAEQRKQMDPPGNTSGRDRLSDASREEEEEERGGRVRRDTPPRQHVQVTLADQRKEDNEISHDAPVVNPQCWVPVFSSVYSNSTPQYVMCYNQTSSSYEAQEVSSPTQTRSQPQWRQKQARPVEAEELPQASVAERMRTLQESEEQWKTRGRGAANDSAQYTVAGRMAKRGLVTPVSDIDETPPSHTKRPSTEATATACPYEEISSHPGMEVEEDTKLDKLDSIVDRLNTAPQDTPLEVTSVGVKKVMTPDNQESCGGFYREVSPHSPSALPAGAGAATGSDPEQDLSALCQTNAPMLTSEVAQHRRSVRPSRRTQGSRNPLRALAARDDIRQDFMGERVTMATVNTNRTQVETTSLASTEDFSNVHLHDVTSTESVRNSNNLPISNLMLIHIKGWHHVQVRLVEPTARSLNSGDCFLLVTPTHCILWSGEFANTTEKAKASELASLIQTQGDLGCLACGVIHLEEGVNTDNSLASDFWNLLGGKTQYRGAGAPEEDELYESGVVESNCLYRLVENRLVPHEQAWAAIPTVSLLGSTEALVFDFGSEVYLWHGKDVSPGDRSVAVQLAQQVWGGPYDYSNCRVNPLDPTHCNPSIQPQGERRPDWALFGCVSEHKETALFREKFLEWAGDKEETTAMVVEEAQTAMPVLPQQPQQQLECVSLCACDAKALVAGQGVALPGDMVVPTVLEGMDVQRGHGVVPLVDGQQVELSTVAVDTWHIQEFEDSEAQLESPGQLHEGDTYLVRWTYTLSPADQSGQPGRECSAVFIWQGRHSSINGRGASALRGHEGTQVMVPQGQEPPCFLQLFQGGLVIHKGCRADTTNHTGVWRLFCVRGELPEEASLLEVDCSCDGLRSRGSLILLNSQQGALYLWHGCKVHASSREAGKRAVERLTQMCPPELGLSSDSPSRVQEVEEGAEPVEFWNAIGQQDRKTYDCMLQDPGKYNFTPRLFHLSARSGTFQGEELQSPARLPGVVMAMPFVQESLYFVPQPALFLLDNCMELYLWQAGEPEDSQTAGSACIRWANERRCAMQTVLQYCKERNPRRPLQAYLIQDGVEPLTFTNVFPRWEKRPTPTTQGKAGRVKLTLVQDALAQLSKTQYPLEELLQTPLPEGVDPQRLEIYLSDHDFQTILKMKMSMTPSQTGNKSA, via the exons ATGGACACTATAGAGAACCCCGACTTGGAGCCCAGATCGGAGCGGATTGCCCGCTACAAGGCCGAGAGGAGGCGTGAGCTGCAAGAACGCTATGGCAACATGGAGGAGCTTCCATCCAAGTGGGTGAGGAGGGATGGGACTCTCATGAACTCAGACGGCGCACCTCCCTCCACAGACAGGACCCTCTCTGGGGGGGTGAACGGCAGAGCGGGGGGGCCGGAGGGTGGCCAGAGGGGCCTCCACTGGGAGAGCAACACCCCTCTGGAGACTGAACCTCGGAGAGTCTCCAACGGCTTTGAGGCAGACACTGCTGCAGACCCAACATACTTCCAAAG GAAGTGTTCTTCTGGGTCTGCCGGCATGTTGAGTGGGGTGGAGCCCCTAGCTCCCCCGGGCACCCCTGGACACGACGCGGCCCAGCTGCAAACGCGGGTGTCGGTGGGTCAGTTGAGGAGTGCCCTGCTGCAGCAGACCGGGACTGGAACACAGCCTGAGAAAGT gCTGCTAGaagcagaggaagaggagaacgcTAAAG CTGATGTGAAGACAGACGACAGAGCCAAGATGAGTGTGGCGGCCAAGATGTCTCTGTTTAAA GAGCTAGAGAAGTCAGCAGCCCCTGAGGCCTCCTCCTTTCTGAAGCCTCGCTCTGGCAGCGTTGCGTATGAGCGCAGAGTACGCCGTGGCAACGAGCACCGCTCACTCACTCAGCCAATCACCtgtgaggagatggtggtggccACCAG CACCCCCCAGCCAGCAGAGTCAGGTGAGGCCCAGGCTGTGCAGGCCGAGGCGGAGGCAGTGGAGGACGATGAGAACAATAAGCTGACTATGAGCGAGAAGCTGGCTCTGTTCAACAAGCTGTCCCTGCCAGGGAGCCAGGGGGACGCCGCTCCCCATGCCCCCCCAGAGAGACGCAGGCAGAAGGGGGCACGCTACCGCACACAGCCCATCACCGTGGAGGAGGTCAGCCTG CTCCAGAAAGGCCCCATCCAGCTGCCCCCGCTGCGCCTGTCCCCCACCCTCTCCGACCGGCAGCAGGAGCAGTCCATCAATCTGAGGTCCAGTGAGGTGCGTCAGGCCCAGCCTCGACCCGGGGCCGACGTGGAGCCTACCACAGGACCTGACCCGTCCCAGCAGGGCCTGCAGCAGCGCAGGGACTCTGAGCCAGGAGAGATCAGAGGCATCCTGAGGAAGAGCGCCTCTGGAGGACCAGTATGGGACCGAGACAGAGACACTATGTGGGAGGACAGACAGCTGGACCAGAacggaggaggggagagggggaacaaggtggaggagaggagggcagaaAGACATGATAATGTATCAGTGCCTTGTAGAGAAAGACCAGCCTCCTCTGCCCCCTGGAGacagaggaacaggaacaggagggAGACGGTGGCCGTGTGTGGCCCAGCCAGGCCCTCCTCAGAGCAGGGTCACCCCCAGGAGGAGAGGCCTTCCCTCGCTGAACAGAGAAAGCAGATGGACCCCCCTGGGAACACCTCTGGGAGAGACAG GCTGTCAGATGCTTccagggaagaggaagaggaggagagggggggcagGGTGAGAAGAGACACTCCTCCCAGACAACACGTCCAGGTGACCTTGGCGGACCAGAGGAAG GAAGACAATGAGATCTCCCATGATGCACCAGTTGTCAACCCTCAGTGCTGG GTTCCTGTCTTTTCCTCTGTCTATTCTAACAGTACACCTCAATATGTCATGTGCTACAATCAG ACCAGCTCTTCCTATGAGGCCCAGGAGGTCTCCTCTCCCACCCAGACCCGCTCTCAGCCCCAATGGAGACAGAag CAGGCTAGACCAGTAGAAGCGGAGGAGCTGCCACAGGCGTCGGTGGCTGAGCGCATGAGAACCCTACAGGAGAGTGAGGAGCAGTGGAAGACCAGAGGGAGAGGAGCCGCCAACGACTCAGCCCAGTACACTGTGGCCGGACGCATGGCGAAAAGAG GTTTGGTGACCCCTGTATCAGACATAGACGAGACCCCTCCATCTCACACTAAGAGACCCTCCACAGAAGCCACAGCAACAGCATGCCCATATGAAG AGATCTCCAGTCACCCTGGGATGGAGGTGGAAGAGGACACAAAGCTGGACAAACTGGATTCCATTGTGGACAGGCTGAATA ccGCTCCCCAGGATACGCCCCTGGAGGTGACCTCAGTGGGAGTGAAGAAGGTCATGACCCCTGATAACCAGGAGTCGTGTGGTGGTTTCTACAGGGAGGTGTCTCCCCACTCACCCTCTGCCCTCCCTGCTGGGGCTGGAGCTGCCACTGGAAGTGACCCAGAACAGGACCTGAGTGCCCTCTGCCAGACCAACGCACCCAT gctgaCATCAGAAGTAGCACAGCACAGGCGGTCGGTGCGTCCGTCCCGTAGGACCCAGGGCTCCCGGAACCCTCTGCGTGCTCTGGCGGCCCGCGATGACATCAGACAGGACTTCATGGGAGAGAGAGTCACCATGGCTACCGTGAACACTAACAGGACACAGGTGGAGACGA CAAGTCTGGCCAGTACAGAGGACTTCAGTAACGTCCACCTGCATGATGTCACTTCCACAGAATCAGTAAGGAACAGCAACAACCTGCCCATCAGCAACCTCATGCTCATTCACATCAAAG GTTGGCATCATGTGCAAGTGCGTCTGGTGGAGcccacagccaggtctctgaacaGTGGAGACTGCTTCCTGCTGGTCACACCCACTCACTGCATCCTCTGGAGCGGAGAGTTCGCCAACACCACAGAGAAAGCCAAG GCGTCAGAGCTGGCATCGTTGATCCAGACACAGGGGGACCTGGGCTGCCTGGCCTGTGGGGTCATCCACCTAGAGGAGGGGGTCAATACTGACAACAGCCTGGCCTCTGACTTCTGGAACCTTCTGGGAGGAAAGACACAATACAGAG GGGCGGGAGCCCCAGAGGAGGATGAGCTATATGAGAGTGGGGTGGTGGAGTCTAACTGTCTGTACAGGCTGGtggagaacagactggtaccTCATGAGCAGGCCTGGGCAGCAATCCCTACTGTCTCCCTACTGGGATCCACTGAG GCCCTGGTGTTTGACTTTGGCAGCGAGGTGTACCTGTGGCATGGGAAGGATGTTTCCCCTGGCGACAGGAGTGTGGCTGTACAGCTGGCCCAGCAGGTGTGGGGTGGTCCCTACGACTACAGCAACTGTAGGGTCAACCCACTGGACCCCACACACTGCAACCCCAGCATACAGCC GCAAGGTGAAAGACGGCCCGACTGGGCCCTGTTTGGCTGTGTCTCTGAGCACAAGGAGACAGCCCTCTTCAGGGAGAAGTTTCTGGAGTGGGCTGGAGATAAGGAGGAGACCACTGCAATGGTGGTAGAGGAGGCACAG ACTGCCATGCCAGTGTTGCCCCAGCAGCCCCAGCAGCAGTtagagtgtgtgtctctgtgtgcgtgtgatgCCAAGGCGCTGGTGGCAGGGCAGGGGGTGGCGCTGCCAGGGGACATGGTGGTCCCTACAGTCCTGGAGGGGATGGACGTTCAGAGGGGGCATGGGGTTGTACCCCTGGTGGACGGGCAGCAGGTGGAGCTGAGCACTGTTGCCGTGGATACCTGGCACATTCAGGAGTTTGAGGACAGCGAGGCCCAGCTGGAGAGCCCAGGGCAGCTTCATGAAGGAGACACGTACCTGGTCCGCTGGACCTATACTCTCAGCCCAGCGGATCAAAGCGGGCAGCCTGGGAGGGAGTGCTCTGCTGTCTTCATCTGGCAGGGCCGGCACTCCAGTATCAATGGGCGAGGCGCGTCTGCACTCAGGGGTCATGAGGGAACACAG gtGATGGTGCCTCAGGGGCAGGAGCCTCCATGTTTCCTTCAGCTCTTCCAGGGAGGTCTGGTCATCCACAAAGGCTGCAGAGCGGACACCACCAACCACACAG GGGTCTGGCGTCTGTTCTGTGTGCGCGGGGAGCTGCCTGAGGAGGCCAGTCTGTTGGAGGTGGACTGTAGCTGTGACGGCCTGCGCTCCCGAGGTTCTCTCATACTGCTCAACAGTCAACAGGGGGCGCTCTACCTGTGGCACGGCTGTAAGGTCCACGCCAGCTCCCGGGAGGCGGGCAAGAGGGCTGTGGAGCGACTCACTCAAAT GTGCCCTCCTGAACTGGGCCTCAGCAGTGATAGCCCTTCGAGGGTGCAGGAAGTGGAGGAAGGGGCGGAGCCTGTGGAGTTCTGGAACGCTATTGGGCAGCAGGACAGGAAGACCTATGACTGCATGCTACAAG ATCCAGGGAAGTATAACTTCACGCCACGCCTCTTCCATCTGAGCGCCCGTTCCGGAACCTTCCAGGGGGAGGAGCTGCAGAGCCCTGCCCGGTTGCCAGGAGTTGTCATGGCGATGCCCTTTGTCCAGGAGAGCCTGTACTTTGTGCCACAGCCAG ccctgttcctgctGGATAACTGTATGGAGCTGTATCTGTGGCAGGCAGGTGAGCCTGAGGACAGTCAGACCGCTGGCTCAGCCTGTATCCGCTGGGCTAATGAGAGGAGGTGTGCCATGCAGACAGTGCTCCAGTACTGCAAAG AGAGGAACCCGAGGCGCCCCCTTCAGGCCTACCTCATCCAGGACGGAGTAGAACCCCTCACCTTCACCAACGTTTTCCCTCGCTGGGAGAAGAGACCCACACCCACCACACAG GGGAAGGCTGGGCGGGTCAAGCTGACCTTGGTGCAGGACGCCCTGGCCCAGCTCAGTAAGACCCAGTACCCCCTAGAGGAGCTGCTTCAGACCCCTCTGCCAGAGGGCGTGGACCCCCAGCGCCTGGAGATATACCTCTCCGACCACGACTTCCAG ACTATTTTGAAGATGAAGATGAGTATGACTCCCTCCCAAACTGGAAACAAATCAGCCTGA